A stretch of the uncultured Cohaesibacter sp. genome encodes the following:
- a CDS encoding phosphoadenylyl-sulfate reductase — translation MSESKAIQGPDQAGIDNLNEAFGSEPPQAVLRWLAGHGGREQVPLVSSFGADSVVLLHMISQIDPSYPILFIDTGKHFYDTLHYRDQLRDHFGLTNLQAVTPDPDDVKQKDPKGALWIFNHDGCCDLRKTLPLARVMKHYSGWITGRKRFQTSDRADLNLFELDGDKMKVNPLASWGPGDVAAYIKENSLPGHPLVPRGYLSIGCAPCTSPVEEGEDARAGRWKGSDKTECGLHI, via the coding sequence ATGAGCGAGAGCAAAGCAATTCAAGGGCCTGATCAGGCTGGCATTGACAATCTGAATGAAGCCTTCGGCTCCGAACCGCCGCAAGCGGTGTTGCGCTGGCTGGCCGGGCATGGCGGCAGAGAACAAGTGCCGCTTGTGTCTTCTTTTGGGGCGGATTCCGTTGTTCTGTTGCATATGATTTCCCAGATCGATCCGTCTTATCCGATCCTCTTCATCGATACAGGAAAGCACTTTTACGACACGCTGCATTATCGCGACCAGTTGCGTGATCACTTCGGCTTGACCAATTTGCAGGCGGTAACGCCGGACCCGGACGACGTGAAGCAAAAAGATCCCAAAGGCGCTCTTTGGATCTTTAACCACGACGGGTGCTGCGACTTACGCAAGACCCTGCCGCTGGCCCGTGTGATGAAGCACTATTCGGGTTGGATCACGGGGCGGAAACGCTTCCAGACCAGTGATCGGGCCGATTTGAACCTGTTCGAGCTTGATGGGGACAAGATGAAAGTCAATCCACTGGCCTCCTGGGGGCCTGGCGATGTGGCTGCCTATATCAAGGAAAACAGCTTGCCCGGACATCCGCTCGTGCCGCGTGGCTATTTGTCGATTGGGTGTGCGCCGTGCACCAGCCCGGTCGAGGAAGGCGAAGATGCGCGTGCCGGTCGTTGGAAGGGGTCCGACAAGACCGAGTGCGGATTGCATATCTGA
- a CDS encoding DUF934 domain-containing protein → MTAETNQHRTPLYKDRAFHEDKWQMLQNDQSPADIERPILAFAEAIRLLELRANLPQCFGICVEPGDDVAALEPYLERIALIAIAFPAFSDGRGFSSARLLKERYGYTGEIRAVGHFILDQMPFLERCGVDSFLISSDKLRAGLERGEWPEVTNYYQPTAQEGDAPIASRSWLRQKRS, encoded by the coding sequence ATGACAGCAGAAACCAATCAGCATAGAACGCCTCTTTATAAAGACCGGGCGTTTCACGAAGACAAGTGGCAGATGTTGCAAAACGACCAGTCGCCTGCAGATATCGAGCGCCCCATTCTGGCCTTTGCCGAAGCCATCCGGTTGCTGGAATTGCGCGCCAACCTGCCACAATGCTTCGGCATATGCGTAGAGCCGGGTGACGATGTGGCAGCGCTTGAACCCTATCTGGAGCGGATTGCCCTGATTGCGATTGCTTTTCCGGCATTCTCCGATGGGCGCGGGTTTTCGTCTGCGCGGTTGCTTAAGGAGCGCTATGGCTATACGGGCGAGATCCGTGCGGTTGGCCATTTCATTCTTGATCAGATGCCATTCCTTGAACGGTGTGGCGTCGACAGCTTCCTGATTTCCAGTGACAAGCTGCGGGCTGGCCTTGAGCGGGGCGAGTGGCCGGAGGTTACCAACTATTATCAACCAACCGCCCAAGAGGGCGACGCGCCAATTGCCAGCCGGAGCTGGTTGCGGCAAAAAAGGAGCTGA